A single window of Helicobacter pylori DNA harbors:
- a CDS encoding bifunctional proline dehydrogenase/L-glutamate gamma-semialdehyde dehydrogenase → MQKIIDDSLELAKKLQDSISNHLSDQEKAFHSKMQKLLNNPENKVMLIELMDRSFRCLDNKARFEMIEHVLDKYKSREIFSSFEKLLLMGFLSFGKMLPDMSVPFFVNKIRSDTKAMVLDQEESQLKERILKRKNEKIILNVNFIGEEVLGEEEANARFEKYSQALKSNYIQYISIKITTIFSQINILDFEYSKKEIVKRLDALYALALEEEKKQGMPKFINLDMEEFRDLELTVESFMESIAKFDLNAGIVLQAYIPDSYEYLKKLHAFSKERVLKGLKPIKIRFVKGANMESEETIASVKDWALPTFSSKQDTDSNYNKMLDFVLEGDNYKYIHIGAASHNIFEIAYVYTRIHALNDPIALEHFSFEMLEGMSLQASQELKEMHKLILYAPVCDEVHFNNAIAYLVRRLDENTSSDNFMKAFFNLKVGTSEWKDQEQRFLNSLKGIATLDNATHRTQDRNAKQTGHTTYPNHSFKNESDTDFILKANREWAKKVREKMHNAPILELYPEMDGRFEDPNLTPLEVFDRIHHKKIASVHLADKEAILKALEVAKSDKSNFSQKSFTEIHALMSQTAQLFRERRGDLVGISALEVGKTFAETDAEVSEAIDFLEFYPYSLRVLQEQNTKTQFTPKGVGVVIAPWNFPVGISVGTIAAPLAAGNRVIYKPSSLSSVTGYKLCECFWDAGVPRDALIYLPSKGSDISEHLLKDESIQFAILTGGEDTAYKMLKANPTLALSAETGGKNATIVSKMADRDQAIKNVIHSAFSNSGQKCSATSLLVLEKEVYEDENFKKTLIDATLSLSVGDPFDFKNKIGALADKPNEKVIKAIDELKSYENYEIPASFVDDNPYLMKPSIKYGTKKGDFTHQTELFTPILSVMKAQDLDEAIEIVNSTGYGLTSALESLDEREWEYYLDRIEAGNIYINKPTTGAIVLRQPFGGVKKSAVGFGRKVGIFNYITQFVNIHQEEEDEHALKNPLSEALEGLTQKGYDEHTHELKRAIFMAKSYAYHYKHEFSQTKDYVKIRGEDNLFSYTKVKSVGYRITEKDTLSDMLGVALACLVSQIPLTLSIENERTNKDLTFFLECLKALRANAPIVYESLQKFSEKLHAFNRIRYLKSDLDLLHEQASVLGMVLATAKPCLNGRFELLYYHLERSVSISYHRYGNLGSRVLRQPTCHKSCCAEK, encoded by the coding sequence ATGCAAAAAATCATTGACGATTCATTAGAATTAGCTAAAAAACTGCAAGATAGTATCAGTAACCATTTGAGCGATCAAGAAAAAGCGTTCCACTCTAAAATGCAAAAGCTTTTAAACAACCCTGAAAACAAAGTCATGCTCATAGAGCTTATGGATCGGAGTTTTAGATGCCTGGACAATAAAGCCCGCTTTGAAATGATTGAGCATGTTTTAGACAAATACAAAAGCCGTGAGATTTTTTCTTCGTTTGAAAAATTGCTTTTAATGGGGTTTTTAAGCTTTGGGAAAATGCTCCCTGATATGAGCGTGCCTTTCTTTGTCAATAAAATCAGAAGCGACACGAAAGCGATGGTATTAGATCAAGAAGAAAGCCAGTTAAAAGAGCGGATTTTAAAAAGAAAAAATGAAAAAATCATTTTGAATGTGAATTTTATTGGCGAAGAGGTTTTAGGCGAAGAAGAAGCTAATGCGCGTTTTGAAAAATACTCTCAAGCCTTAAAATCCAACTACATCCAATACATTTCCATTAAAATCACGACGATTTTTTCTCAAATCAATATCCTTGATTTTGAATACTCTAAAAAAGAGATTGTCAAACGCCTAGACGCTCTTTATGCCCTGGCTTTAGAAGAAGAAAAAAAGCAAGGCATGCCTAAATTTATTAATTTGGATATGGAGGAATTTAGGGATTTAGAGCTCACGGTGGAGTCTTTTATGGAATCCATCGCTAAATTTGATTTGAACGCCGGTATTGTGTTGCAAGCTTATATCCCTGATTCTTATGAGTATTTGAAAAAACTGCACGCTTTTTCTAAAGAAAGGGTTTTAAAAGGGTTGAAGCCCATTAAAATCCGCTTTGTTAAGGGAGCGAACATGGAGAGCGAAGAGACGATCGCTTCCGTGAAAGACTGGGCGTTACCCACATTTTCTAGTAAGCAAGACACCGATTCTAATTACAATAAAATGTTGGATTTTGTTTTAGAGGGCGATAATTATAAATACATTCATATTGGTGCAGCGAGCCATAATATTTTTGAAATCGCTTATGTCTATACGCGCATCCATGCCCTTAATGACCCTATTGCGTTGGAGCATTTTAGCTTTGAAATGCTAGAGGGCATGAGCTTGCAAGCGAGCCAGGAATTAAAAGAGATGCACAAACTCATTCTTTATGCGCCGGTGTGCGATGAAGTGCATTTTAACAATGCGATCGCTTACTTGGTGAGGAGGTTAGATGAAAACACCTCAAGCGATAATTTCATGAAAGCTTTCTTCAACCTCAAAGTAGGCACGAGTGAATGGAAAGACCAAGAACAACGCTTTTTAAACAGCCTTAAAGGAATCGCCACTTTAGACAACGCCACCCACAGGACTCAAGACAGGAACGCCAAACAAACCGGCCATACCACTTACCCAAACCACTCCTTTAAAAACGAAAGCGATACCGATTTTATTTTAAAAGCCAACCGAGAATGGGCTAAAAAAGTGCGCGAGAAAATGCATAACGCCCCTATTTTAGAGCTTTACCCAGAGATGGATGGGAGGTTTGAAGATCCTAATTTAACCCCTTTAGAAGTCTTTGATAGAATCCATCATAAAAAAATCGCTAGCGTGCATTTAGCGGATAAGGAAGCGATTTTAAAAGCCCTAGAAGTGGCTAAAAGCGATAAGAGTAATTTCAGCCAAAAAAGCTTTACAGAAATCCATGCCTTAATGAGTCAAACCGCCCAGCTTTTTAGAGAAAGGAGAGGCGATTTAGTAGGGATTTCGGCTTTAGAAGTGGGTAAGACTTTCGCTGAAACGGACGCTGAAGTGAGTGAAGCCATTGACTTTTTAGAGTTTTACCCTTATAGTTTAAGGGTGTTACAAGAGCAAAACACAAAAACCCAATTCACCCCTAAAGGCGTGGGCGTGGTCATTGCCCCATGGAATTTCCCTGTAGGCATTTCTGTAGGCACTATCGCTGCCCCCCTAGCCGCTGGCAATCGGGTGATTTACAAGCCCTCAAGTTTGTCTAGCGTAACCGGTTATAAGCTTTGTGAGTGCTTTTGGGATGCGGGCGTGCCTAGAGACGCGCTCATTTACTTGCCCTCTAAAGGGAGCGATATTAGCGAGCACCTTTTAAAAGATGAAAGCATCCAATTTGCCATTTTAACCGGAGGCGAAGACACCGCTTACAAAATGCTCAAAGCTAACCCCACTCTAGCCTTGAGCGCTGAAACGGGCGGTAAAAACGCTACCATTGTGAGCAAAATGGCAGACAGAGATCAAGCGATCAAGAATGTTATCCATTCAGCCTTTAGCAATTCGGGGCAAAAATGTTCTGCCACTTCGCTTTTAGTGTTAGAAAAAGAAGTCTATGAAGATGAGAATTTCAAAAAGACTTTGATAGATGCGACTCTAAGCCTTAGCGTGGGCGATCCTTTTGATTTCAAAAACAAAATTGGCGCTCTAGCGGACAAGCCTAATGAAAAGGTCATCAAAGCCATAGATGAATTGAAAAGCTATGAAAATTACGAAATCCCAGCAAGCTTTGTTGATGATAACCCCTACTTGATGAAGCCAAGCATCAAATACGGCACTAAAAAAGGCGATTTCACGCACCAAACTGAGCTTTTTACGCCCATTTTATCCGTGATGAAAGCACAAGATTTAGACGAGGCGATAGAGATAGTCAATTCTACCGGTTACGGGCTGACTAGCGCGTTAGAGTCTTTGGACGAAAGGGAGTGGGAATATTATTTGGATCGCATTGAAGCCGGTAATATCTATATCAACAAACCCACCACAGGAGCGATTGTCTTGCGCCAGCCTTTTGGTGGGGTTAAAAAATCCGCTGTGGGGTTTGGGAGGAAGGTGGGCATTTTCAACTATATCACGCAATTTGTGAATATCCACCAAGAAGAAGAAGATGAACACGCCTTAAAAAACCCCTTAAGTGAAGCTTTAGAGGGCTTGACTCAAAAAGGCTATGATGAGCATACGCATGAGTTGAAGCGCGCGATTTTTATGGCGAAGAGCTACGCCTATCATTACAAGCATGAATTCAGCCAAACTAAAGACTATGTCAAAATCAGAGGCGAAGACAACCTCTTTTCCTACACTAAGGTTAAAAGCGTGGGCTATCGCATCACCGAAAAGGACACCTTAAGCGATATGTTAGGCGTGGCTTTAGCATGTTTAGTTTCTCAAATCCCTTTAACGCTCAGCATAGAAAACGAGCGAACGAACAAGGATTTAACCTTTTTTTTAGAATGCTTAAAAGCGCTCCGAGCAAACGCCCCTATCGTTTATGAAAGCTTGCAAAAATTTAGCGAAAAATTGCATGCTTTCAATCGTATCCGTTATTTAAAAAGCGATTTAGATTTATTGCACGAACAAGCGAGCGTTTTAGGGATGGTTTTAGCCACGGCTAAACCCTGCTTGAACGGGCGTTTTGAATTGCTGTATTACCACTTAGAGCGATCGGTTAGTATTTCTTATCATCGTTACGGGAATTTAGGCTCAAGGGTTTTAAGACAACCCACTTGCCACAAATCATGCTGTGCTGAAAAATAA
- a CDS encoding DNA cytosine methyltransferase has translation MNYKILDLFCGAGGFSAGLECLKEFDALIGLDCDKQALITFENNHKNAIGICGDITQIEIKEKVIKLAQTLEINMIIGGPPCQGFSNKGKNLGLKDPRNFLFLEYIEIVKALKPEIFIIENVKNLISCAKGYFLEEIKERLNAIGYQLSYQILNAKDYGVPQNRERAFIVGASRFSFDFNLLEPSQSVNVQDAISDLAYLCSNEGAFESDYLNPIQSSYQALMRKDSPKLYNHQATNHSQAALEKLKLINKEQGKECLPKNLHGKQQFKSTWGRLNWNKVSPTIDTRFDTPSNGTNSHPELHRSITPREAARIQSFSDDYIFYGNKTSVCKQIGNAVPPLLALALGKAILKSARNDTNLSR, from the coding sequence ATGAATTATAAAATTTTAGATTTATTTTGTGGGGCTGGGGGTTTTAGCGCTGGGTTGGAGTGTTTAAAAGAGTTTGACGCTTTAATAGGGCTAGATTGCGATAAACAAGCCCTAATCACTTTTGAAAACAACCATAAAAACGCTATAGGTATTTGTGGGGACATCACTCAAATTGAAATTAAAGAAAAAGTCATCAAACTAGCCCAAACATTAGAAATCAACATGATCATTGGCGGGCCTCCCTGTCAAGGTTTTTCTAATAAAGGGAAAAATTTAGGGCTAAAAGACCCTAGGAATTTTTTATTCTTAGAATATATAGAGATAGTAAAAGCCTTAAAACCAGAAATTTTTATCATTGAAAATGTGAAAAACCTCATCTCTTGCGCTAAAGGCTATTTTTTAGAAGAAATTAAAGAAAGATTGAACGCTATAGGGTATCAATTAAGCTATCAAATCCTAAACGCTAAAGATTATGGCGTGCCTCAAAACAGAGAGAGGGCCTTTATTGTGGGGGCTAGTCGTTTTAGTTTTGATTTTAATCTTTTAGAGCCTTCTCAAAGCGTGAATGTTCAAGATGCGATAAGCGATTTAGCCTATCTTTGTTCTAATGAGGGGGCGTTTGAGAGCGATTATTTAAACCCTATCCAATCAAGCTATCAAGCTTTAATGCGAAAAGATAGCCCTAAACTCTACAACCATCAAGCCACCAACCACTCGCAAGCCGCTTTAGAGAAATTAAAGCTCATTAACAAAGAGCAGGGTAAAGAATGCTTGCCTAAAAACTTGCATGGCAAACAGCAATTCAAAAGCACATGGGGGCGTTTGAATTGGAATAAAGTAAGCCCCACCATAGACACACGCTTTGATACCCCGAGCAATGGCACCAACTCCCACCCTGAATTGCACCGCTCTATCACGCCCAGAGAAGCCGCCAGGATACAGAGTTTTAGCGATGATTATATCTTTTATGGCAATAAAACGAGCGTTTGCAAGCAAATCGGTAACGCTGTGCCTCCTCTTCTAGCCCTAGCTTTAGGCAAAGCGATCTTAAAAAGCGCAAGAAATGATACAAATTTATCACGCTGA
- the putP gene encoding sodium/proline symporter PutP translates to MGHVVLSTPIVTMFVVYSLLMLYIGFYFYKQNETTEDYFLGDRSMGPVISALSAGASDMSGWLLMGLPGALYVGGLINSHIAIGLSLGALINWVFVAKRLRIYTSVIANSITISDYFETRFSDDRHILRLISAFVILIFFIFYISSGLVSGAKLFEATFGIQYNYALSIGTLIIVSYTFLGGYKAVCWTDLIQGLLMMSALIVVPIVMTIHLGGIGEGIKIIREIKPENLSFLQGSSVVAIISSLAWGLGYFGQPHILVRFMSIRSIRDVPKATTIGISWMVISLIGACVMGLLGVAYAHKFDLSLEDPEKIFIVMSQLLFNPWITGILLSAILAAVMSTASSQLLVSSSTIAEDFYATIFNKNAPQKLVMVISRLSVLGVACIAFFISTDRNASILSIVSYAWAGFGASFGSVILFSLFWSRMTRIGAIAGMLSGASTVILYDKFGKSFLDIYEIVPGFIVASIAIVVFSLFSSVRAGTKEAFETMLKEIESLRH, encoded by the coding sequence ATGGGACATGTTGTTTTAAGCACCCCTATTGTTACGATGTTTGTCGTTTATTCGCTGTTAATGCTCTATATTGGTTTTTATTTTTACAAGCAAAACGAAACGACTGAAGATTATTTCTTAGGCGATCGCTCTATGGGGCCTGTGATTAGCGCTTTGAGCGCGGGAGCGAGTGACATGAGCGGGTGGCTTTTAATGGGATTACCGGGAGCTTTATATGTGGGGGGGCTTATCAATTCACACATCGCCATAGGCTTAAGTTTGGGTGCATTGATTAACTGGGTTTTTGTGGCCAAACGCTTACGCATTTATACGAGCGTGATCGCTAATTCTATTACCATTTCAGATTATTTTGAAACGCGCTTTAGCGATGACAGACACATCTTGCGCTTGATTTCAGCTTTTGTGATTTTAATCTTTTTTATTTTTTACATTTCTTCAGGGCTAGTGAGTGGGGCTAAACTCTTTGAAGCGACCTTTGGCATCCAATACAACTACGCTTTAAGCATTGGCACGCTAATTATTGTTTCTTACACCTTTTTAGGAGGGTATAAGGCGGTGTGCTGGACGGATTTGATTCAAGGGCTTTTGATGATGAGCGCTTTAATCGTGGTGCCGATCGTTATGACAATCCATCTTGGTGGGATTGGAGAGGGGATCAAAATCATTAGAGAAATCAAGCCTGAAAACCTTTCTTTCTTGCAAGGCTCTAGCGTAGTCGCTATTATTTCAAGCCTCGCTTGGGGCTTGGGCTATTTTGGGCAACCCCATATTTTAGTGCGTTTCATGTCTATCCGCTCCATTAGAGATGTGCCTAAAGCGACCACTATTGGGATTTCTTGGATGGTTATTTCTTTGATTGGGGCATGCGTTATGGGGCTTTTAGGCGTTGCGTATGCGCATAAATTTGATTTGAGCTTAGAAGACCCTGAAAAGATTTTCATTGTGATGAGTCAATTGCTCTTTAACCCTTGGATCACAGGCATTTTATTGAGCGCGATTTTAGCAGCAGTGATGAGCACGGCCAGTTCGCAACTGCTTGTAAGCTCTTCTACCATTGCTGAAGATTTCTATGCGACGATTTTCAATAAAAACGCCCCCCAAAAACTAGTGATGGTTATTTCTAGGCTTTCGGTTTTAGGGGTGGCTTGCATCGCTTTTTTCATTTCAACGGATAGAAACGCCAGCATTCTCAGCATCGTGAGTTACGCATGGGCTGGCTTTGGCGCGAGTTTTGGCTCGGTGATTTTGTTCTCGCTTTTTTGGTCAAGAATGACGCGCATTGGCGCGATTGCTGGCATGCTCTCTGGGGCTAGCACGGTGATTTTATACGATAAATTTGGCAAAAGCTTTTTGGATATTTATGAAATCGTTCCGGGCTTTATTGTGGCGAGCATAGCTATTGTGGTGTTTAGTTTGTTTTCTAGCGTGCGAGCAGGCACTAAAGAGGCTTTTGAAACCATGCTTAAAGAAATTGAGAGCTTGAGACATTAA
- a CDS encoding HNH endonuclease, with protein sequence MLVSCFLNAIDPFNLGVLLSRFQIKNGCIYGVCSYKASKFIHGYEESKALVLNALNTLSAHQIWRFNQESVTKIKGTFVFILENDLHLDENSFYKKLLNSLIDNDFFNRSRSMTPNQRLFLSGFFESRGSIDTQRNFLTSDYFFHSPLEFKKFHYLIDFFNIPSEALNFNFRELQPEYAQGINQRNAQFRIYLNWYLYHIGLFNPYKAQIAHHIFKTTLVDDGIYYKLRDRPTTEYRGNSFIERAHFYLKNVHQQDLDDESIEKLREQLGWIQKSEEFRRDSKIINFYRLSTPNVCNACCGDYDIKERSFISLPLYKITQNPNSYYTEIHHVISLGKDKELDVLANLAKLCPACHRALKKGASEEGFQKHLIRKILNRNKDNLEFAQLRFETDDFPTLINRIYESLK encoded by the coding sequence TTGCTTGTTTCTTGCTTTTTAAACGCTATTGACCCCTTTAATTTAGGGGTGTTGTTGAGCCGTTTCCAAATTAAAAATGGTTGTATTTATGGGGTGTGTTCTTATAAGGCTTCAAAATTTATCCATGGCTATGAAGAAAGCAAAGCGCTAGTTTTAAACGCTCTCAATACTTTAAGTGCGCATCAAATTTGGCGATTCAATCAAGAGAGCGTTACAAAAATCAAAGGAACTTTTGTTTTCATTTTAGAAAACGACTTGCATTTAGACGAAAACTCTTTTTACAAGAAACTTTTAAACTCGCTCATAGACAACGATTTTTTTAACCGCTCCCGTTCAATGACCCCCAATCAGAGACTCTTTTTGAGCGGCTTTTTTGAAAGCAGGGGCAGCATTGATACGCAACGAAATTTTTTAACTTCAGATTACTTCTTTCATAGCCCTTTAGAGTTTAAAAAGTTCCATTATTTAATTGATTTTTTCAATATCCCTAGCGAAGCACTGAATTTCAATTTCAGGGAATTACAGCCTGAATACGCGCAAGGCATCAACCAACGAAACGCTCAATTCAGGATTTATTTAAATTGGTATTTATACCATATCGGTCTGTTTAACCCCTATAAAGCGCAAATCGCTCATCATATTTTTAAAACCACTCTTGTTGATGATGGCATTTATTATAAATTAAGGGATCGACCAACAACAGAATATCGTGGTAATAGCTTTATAGAACGCGCTCATTTTTATTTGAAAAATGTCCATCAACAAGATTTAGATGATGAAAGCATTGAAAAATTAAGGGAGCAGTTAGGATGGATTCAAAAGAGTGAGGAGTTTAGACGAGATAGCAAAATCATCAATTTTTATCGCCTTTCAACGCCCAATGTTTGCAACGCATGTTGCGGTGATTATGACATTAAAGAAAGGAGTTTTATTTCTTTACCTTTGTATAAAATCACTCAAAATCCCAATTCTTACTACACTGAGATCCATCATGTGATTTCTTTAGGCAAAGACAAAGAATTAGATGTTTTGGCAAATCTTGCTAAACTCTGCCCCGCTTGTCATAGGGCTTTAAAAAAAGGGGCTAGCGAAGAGGGGTTTCAAAAACACCTGATTAGAAAGATTCTAAATCGCAATAAAGACAACTTAGAGTTTGCACAATTGCGTTTTGAAACCGATGATTTTCCAACGCTTATTAATCGTATTTATGAAAGCTTAAAATGA